The Girardinichthys multiradiatus isolate DD_20200921_A chromosome 24, DD_fGirMul_XY1, whole genome shotgun sequence genome has a window encoding:
- the LOC124861267 gene encoding PI-PLC X domain-containing protein 1-like, producing MGDNQREEVGGGNSDWMSRLPEELLDVPLWNLAIPGSHDSMSFCLDVSSPVLGSESFLLRLTDRLFPCWTRPCIYRWSTSQQSVLRDQCELGIRFLDLRIARKPAGGSRLFFAHGIYTLMTVKEALEELALWLDAHPKEIIIISCSHFESLTDEDHIQLVEFIMSLFSKKLCFSKDVPTLRSCWSRGQQVIVSYDNQQMEWQHPELWPMIPYWYANSPDPKKVIAYLEEQKHHGRPDGFYVSGLNLTEDAFYILLHPFQNLRKMTTRALSLLLHWTAEQRPGPEGGGVNIVCCDFVGLSRFCWIVIGLNFKLLKAAVSSNHQDEPL from the exons ATGGGGGATAACCAGCGGGAGGAGGTCGGAGGAGGAAACTCGGACTGGATGTCCCGTCTTCCGGAGGAACTACTGGACGTCCCGCTGTGGAACCTAGCCATTCCCG GGAGCCATGACAGCATGTCTTTCTGCCTGGATGTGTCCTCTCCGGTGCTCGGATCGGAGTCCTTCCTCCTCAGACTGACCGACCGACTGTTCCCCTGCTGGACCCGGCCCTGCATTTACCGCTGGTCCACCTCACAG CAATCTGTCCTCCGGGATCAGTGTGAGCTCGGCATTCGCTTCTTGGACCTGCGGATAGCCCGGAAgccagcagggggcagcagATTGTTCTTCGCACACGGAATCTACACGCTAATGACCGTCAAG GAGGCTCTGGAGGAACTGGCGTTGTGGCTGGATGCTCATCCCAAAGAGATCATCATCATCTCCTGCTCACACTTTGAATCTCTGACTGATGAAGATCACATCCAGCTCGTGGAGTTCATCATGTCTCTCTTCAGCAAGAAGCTCTGTTTCTCGAAG GACGTTCCCACACTGCGTTCCTGTTGGTCTCGGGGTCAGCAGGTGATTGTCTCCTATGATAACCAGCAGATGGAGTGGCAGCACCCTGAGCTGTGGCCTATGATACCATACTG GTACGCTAACAGCCCTGACCCAAAGAAAGTGATTGCTTATCTGGAGGAGCAGAAACATCATGGAAGACCAG ATGGTTTTTACGTCAGCGGTCTGAACCTGACCGAAGATGCTTTCTACATCCTCCTCCATCCCTTTCAAAATCTGAGGAAGATGACAACGAGGGCGCTTTCGCTGCTGCTCCACTGGACAGCAGAGCAGCGTCCAGGCCCAGAAGGGGGCGGAGTCAACATTGTGTGCTGCGATTTTGTAGGCCTCAGTCGGTTCTGTTGGATCGTGATTGGCCTGAACTTCAAACTGCTGAAAGCAGCAGTTTCCAGTAACCACCAGGATGAACCACTTTAA